A portion of the Enterobacteriaceae endosymbiont of Donacia vulgaris genome contains these proteins:
- the rpoB gene encoding DNA-directed RNA polymerase subunit beta, with protein sequence MVYSQTEKKRIRKDFGKRPQVLNIPYLLSIQIDSFKKFIKKDLTGQYGLEAAFKSIFPITSYSGHAKLEYVDYRLEKSLFSVKECHTRGMTYSAPIKVILRLVIYDKEKPELSIKNIREQEVYMGEIPLMTKNGTFIVNGIERVVVSQLHRSPGVFFDSDKGKTHSSGKILYNARIIPYRGSWLDFEFDPKDNIFVRIDRRRKLPVTVILRALNYDIEEILDLFFEKDIYEIKNNQIEMLLIPDRLRGETAFFDIKANNIIYVEKGKRITIRHINQLKKNNLKCINIPIEYMIGKRVIKDYVNPITGEIIISANSPLSLEIINQIFKHNNIIKTIFTNDLDHGNYISETLKIDNTTTRLDALVEIYRMMRPGEPPTKEAAEILFKKLFFMEDRYDLSPVGRMKFNRSLSRKSISGSGILSKEDIVDVIKKLINIRNGTGDIDDIDHLGNRRIRSIGEMAENQFRIGLIRVERAVRERLSLGDIETILPQDMINAKPISAALKEFFCSSQLSQFMDQNNPLSEITHKRRISALGPGGLTRERAGFEVRDVHPTHYGRICPIETPEGPNIGLINSLSVYARTNQYGFLESPYRLVKNGFVTDNIKYLSSIEEGNFIIAQANTNIDKKKYIVDKFITCRYKGESGLFKKEQVHYMDVSTQQIVSIGASLIPFLEHDDANRALMGANMQRQAVPTLKTEKPLVGTGMERIVAVDSGVTVIAKNSGIVQYVDASRIIIKRKNNNIKNDIDIYYLEKYIRSNQNTCINQIPSVNLGELVKKGDVLADGPATDLGELALGQNMRVAFMPWNGYNFEDSILLSEKIVQEDKFTTIHIQELSCISRDTKLGQEEITSDIPNVSESSLSKLDESGIVYVGAEVKNGDILVGKVTPKGETQLSPEEKLLRAIFGEKASDVKDTSLRVPNGVYGTVIDVQIFTREGVKKDKRTIEIEEMQLKQVKEDLFAEQKIFEQNILLTIQNFLLKNNFLKKENIKICDINFIILLQKKLKNSQLDNLIKQYKEIKNIFEKKIKLQKNKIMQGNDLAPGILKIIKVNLAVKRQIQSGDKMAGRHGNKGVISKICPVEDMPYDKNGVPIDIILNPLGVPSRMNIGQILETHLGMAAKGIGNKINILLKEKIRIDKIRNFLQKAYNIGNNIRQKIDLDNFTDNEIITLAKNLKKGMPIATPVFDGAQEQEIKELLKLSGLPISGQIKLYDGRTGEAFERPVTVGYMYMLKLNHLVDDKMHARSTGSYSLVTQQPLGGKAQFGGQRFGEMEVWALEAYGAAYTLQEMLTIKSDDVNGRTKMYKNIVDGNHQMEAGIPESFNVLLKEIRSLGINISLENTE encoded by the coding sequence ATGGTTTATTCTCAAACTGAAAAAAAACGTATTCGTAAAGATTTTGGAAAAAGACCTCAAGTTTTAAATATTCCATATTTATTATCTATTCAAATTGATTCATTTAAAAAATTTATAAAAAAAGATCTTACAGGACAATATGGCTTAGAAGCTGCATTTAAGAGTATATTTCCTATAACTAGTTATAGTGGTCATGCCAAATTAGAATATGTCGATTATCGTTTAGAAAAATCACTTTTTAGTGTTAAAGAATGTCATACACGAGGTATGACTTATTCTGCTCCTATAAAAGTAATATTACGATTAGTTATTTATGATAAAGAAAAACCTGAATTATCCATTAAAAATATACGGGAACAAGAAGTATATATGGGAGAAATACCATTAATGACTAAAAATGGTACTTTTATAGTGAATGGTATTGAACGTGTTGTTGTTTCACAGTTACATAGAAGTCCAGGTGTTTTTTTTGATAGTGATAAAGGTAAAACACATTCTTCAGGGAAAATATTATATAATGCTCGTATTATTCCTTATAGAGGTTCTTGGTTAGATTTTGAATTTGATCCTAAAGATAATATTTTTGTACGTATAGATAGAAGAAGAAAATTACCAGTTACAGTTATTTTACGTGCTTTAAATTATGATATAGAAGAAATATTAGATCTCTTTTTTGAAAAAGATATTTATGAAATAAAAAATAATCAAATAGAAATGTTATTAATCCCAGATAGACTAAGAGGGGAAACAGCATTTTTTGATATTAAAGCTAATAATATTATTTATGTCGAAAAAGGTAAAAGAATTACAATACGTCATATTAATCAACTTAAAAAAAATAATCTAAAATGTATAAATATTCCTATAGAATATATGATAGGAAAAAGAGTTATCAAAGATTATGTTAATCCAATAACAGGAGAAATAATTATTTCTGCAAATTCTCCTTTATCTCTAGAGATAATTAATCAAATTTTTAAGCATAATAATATTATTAAAACTATTTTTACTAATGATTTAGATCATGGTAATTATATTTCTGAAACATTAAAAATAGATAATACAACTACACGTTTAGATGCTTTAGTTGAAATTTATAGAATGATGCGTCCTGGAGAACCACCTACAAAAGAAGCTGCAGAAATTTTATTTAAAAAATTATTTTTTATGGAAGATCGTTATGATTTATCTCCTGTAGGCAGAATGAAATTTAATCGTTCATTGTCTAGAAAATCTATTTCTGGTTCTGGAATTTTAAGTAAAGAAGATATTGTCGATGTTATTAAAAAATTAATTAATATCCGTAATGGTACTGGAGATATTGATGATATTGATCATTTAGGAAATAGAAGAATTCGTTCAATTGGAGAAATGGCTGAAAATCAATTTCGTATAGGTTTAATCCGTGTTGAAAGAGCAGTTAGAGAAAGATTATCTTTAGGAGATATAGAAACTATATTACCTCAAGATATGATTAATGCGAAACCAATTTCTGCAGCTTTAAAAGAATTTTTTTGTTCTAGTCAATTATCGCAATTTATGGATCAAAATAATCCATTATCAGAAATTACACATAAACGTCGTATTTCTGCTTTAGGGCCTGGGGGATTGACTAGAGAAAGAGCTGGTTTTGAAGTTAGAGATGTACATCCTACGCATTATGGTAGAATATGTCCTATTGAAACACCAGAAGGTCCAAATATAGGTTTAATAAATTCTTTATCAGTATATGCTAGGACAAATCAATATGGATTTTTAGAATCACCATATAGATTAGTAAAAAATGGATTTGTTACTGACAACATTAAATATTTATCTTCAATAGAAGAGGGTAATTTTATTATTGCGCAAGCTAATACTAATATAGATAAAAAAAAATATATTGTTGATAAATTTATTACATGTCGTTATAAAGGTGAATCAGGTTTATTTAAAAAAGAACAAGTACATTATATGGATGTTTCTACACAACAAATTGTTTCTATAGGTGCTTCTTTAATTCCTTTTTTAGAGCATGATGATGCTAATCGTGCTTTAATGGGAGCAAATATGCAGAGACAAGCTGTCCCTACATTAAAAACAGAAAAACCTTTAGTAGGGACTGGAATGGAAAGAATTGTAGCAGTAGATTCAGGGGTTACTGTAATTGCAAAAAATTCAGGAATTGTACAATACGTTGATGCTTCTCGTATTATAATAAAAAGAAAGAATAATAATATTAAAAATGATATAGACATATATTATTTAGAAAAATATATAAGATCAAATCAAAATACATGCATTAATCAAATTCCATCTGTAAATTTAGGAGAATTAGTAAAAAAAGGAGATGTATTAGCAGATGGTCCTGCTACAGATTTAGGAGAATTAGCATTAGGTCAAAACATGAGAGTTGCTTTCATGCCATGGAATGGTTATAATTTTGAAGATTCTATTTTATTATCAGAAAAAATTGTTCAAGAAGATAAATTTACAACTATACATATACAAGAATTATCTTGTATATCTCGTGATACTAAGTTAGGTCAAGAAGAAATTACGTCTGACATACCAAATGTAAGTGAATCTTCTTTATCTAAATTAGATGAATCTGGTATTGTATATGTTGGTGCTGAAGTAAAAAATGGAGATATCCTTGTAGGAAAGGTAACTCCTAAAGGAGAAACACAATTATCACCAGAAGAAAAACTATTACGTGCTATTTTTGGAGAAAAAGCTTCTGATGTAAAAGATACTTCTTTACGTGTACCAAATGGTGTATATGGAACTGTTATTGATGTACAAATTTTTACAAGAGAAGGTGTAAAAAAAGATAAAAGAACTATAGAAATAGAAGAAATGCAATTAAAACAGGTAAAAGAAGATTTATTTGCTGAACAAAAAATTTTTGAACAAAATATATTATTAACTATACAAAACTTTTTATTAAAAAATAATTTTCTTAAAAAAGAAAATATAAAAATTTGTGATATAAACTTTATTATATTATTACAAAAAAAATTAAAAAATTCTCAATTAGATAATTTAATTAAACAATATAAAGAAATAAAAAATATTTTTGAAAAAAAAATTAAATTACAAAAAAATAAAATTATGCAAGGAAATGATTTAGCACCTGGAATTTTAAAAATTATTAAAGTAAATTTAGCTGTAAAAAGACAAATACAATCAGGTGATAAAATGGCAGGAAGACATGGTAATAAGGGAGTAATTTCAAAAATTTGTCCTGTCGAAGATATGCCTTATGATAAAAATGGTGTTCCAATTGATATTATTTTAAATCCATTAGGGGTGCCATCTAGAATGAATATAGGACAAATATTAGAAACTCATTTAGGTATGGCTGCCAAAGGCATTGGAAATAAAATTAATATTTTATTAAAAGAAAAAATAAGAATAGATAAAATACGTAATTTTCTTCAAAAAGCATATAACATTGGTAATAATATACGACAAAAAATAGATTTAGATAATTTTACTGATAACGAAATAATTACATTAGCAAAAAATTTAAAAAAAGGAATGCCTATTGCTACTCCTGTTTTTGATGGTGCTCAGGAACAAGAAATAAAAGAATTATTAAAACTATCCGGTTTACCAATTTCTGGACAAATTAAATTATATGATGGACGTACAGGAGAAGCTTTTGAAAGACCAGTTACTGTCGGATATATGTATATGTTAAAATTAAATCATTTAGTAGATGATAAAATGCATGCTAGATCTACAGGTTCATATAGTCTTGTAACACAACAACCATTAGGTGGAAAAGCTCAATTTGGTGGGCAAAGATTTGGAGAAATGGAAGTTTGGGCGTTAGAAGCATACGGAGCAGCATATACTTTACAAGAAATGTTAACAATTAAATCTGATGATGTAAATGGTAGAACTAAAATGTATAAAAATATTGTTGATGGGAATCATCAAATGGAAGCTGGTATTCCAGAATCTTTTAATGTCTTACTTAAAGAAATACGTTCATTAGGTATAAATATCAGTTTAGAAAATACAGAATAA
- the rplK gene encoding 50S ribosomal protein L11 translates to MAKKIKTYVKLQVPAGSANPSPPIGPALGQHGVNIMNFCKIFNSKTSNLEKGMPIPVVITIYIDKTFTFITKTPPVSAIIKKILGIKKGSNKPKIEKIGVITQDQIRKIAEIKYTDMNGINIKSMMSSIKGTARSMGLIIED, encoded by the coding sequence ATGGCAAAAAAAATTAAAACATATGTAAAATTACAAGTACCTGCTGGTAGTGCTAATCCTAGCCCACCTATTGGTCCTGCATTAGGACAACATGGTGTTAATATTATGAATTTTTGTAAAATTTTTAATTCAAAAACTAGTAATTTAGAAAAAGGAATGCCTATACCAGTAGTAATTACAATTTATATTGATAAAACTTTTACATTTATTACTAAAACTCCTCCAGTATCTGCAATAATTAAAAAAATACTTGGAATTAAAAAAGGATCAAATAAACCAAAAATAGAAAAAATTGGTGTAATTACACAAGATCAAATTCGTAAAATTGCGGAAATTAAATATACTGATATGAATGGAATAAATATTAAATCTATGATGTCTTCTATAAAAGGAACCGCGCGTTCTATGGGATTAATTATTGAGGATTAA
- the rplJ gene encoding 50S ribosomal protein L10 produces the protein MSLNITKKKMIIAKISKINKHALSAVIADFCGVNSNNLNELRKKSRKNDIIISIVRNKLLKLIIKNSNFQCLEPLIKGPILIAYSLKHPGAAARLFNEFSKLNENFKIKAAAFDNKIINSEKINLLADLPTYKEAITRFIVIIKDISIGKFIRILLAIKNIK, from the coding sequence ATGTCATTAAATATCACAAAAAAAAAAATGATTATTGCAAAAATAAGTAAAATAAATAAACATGCTTTATCAGCTGTTATTGCTGATTTCTGTGGTGTTAATAGTAATAATTTAAATGAATTAAGGAAAAAAAGTAGGAAAAATGATATTATTATAAGTATTGTAAGAAATAAATTATTAAAATTAATTATTAAAAATAGTAATTTTCAATGTCTAGAACCGTTAATAAAGGGTCCTATATTAATTGCATATTCACTTAAACATCCTGGAGCAGCTGCTCGTTTATTTAATGAATTCAGTAAATTAAATGAAAATTTTAAAATTAAAGCAGCAGCATTTGATAATAAAATCATAAATAGTGAAAAAATTAATCTTTTAGCCGACTTACCTACATATAAAGAAGCTATAACACGTTTTATAGTAATTATAAAAGATATTTCTATAGGAAAATTTATTAGAATTTTACTTGCAATTAAGAATATCAAATAA
- the secE gene encoding preprotein translocase subunit SecE, which translates to MNIVEFKKNINKYITDLVKWFISTILLVIILILNYNYRNIDLFIRLILFFLILTLIIFIISCTKKGKKLFSFIYYARIEARKVIWPSYKDTWNTTLIIILIITIISIIFCVLDNFLIYLISFLTGTRL; encoded by the coding sequence ATGAATATTGTAGAATTTAAAAAAAACATAAATAAATATATTACAGATCTTGTAAAATGGTTTATTAGTACAATTTTATTAGTTATTATTTTAATATTAAATTATAATTATCGAAATATAGATTTGTTTATTCGTTTAATTTTATTTTTTTTAATATTAACATTAATAATATTTATTATTTCCTGTACAAAAAAAGGTAAAAAATTATTTTCTTTTATATATTATGCGCGTATAGAAGCTCGTAAAGTTATATGGCCTTCTTATAAAGATACTTGGAATACAACATTAATAATAATATTAATTATTACAATCATTTCTATTATTTTTTGTGTATTAGATAATTTTTTAATTTATTTAATATCATTTTTAACTGGAACGAGGTTATAA
- the nusG gene encoding transcription termination/antitermination protein NusG: protein MNKSLKKKWYVIQARSGFEHRVAQSLKEYIKIHNMDNYFGKILIPTEAVVEIRGGQKYKSDRKFFPGYILIHMIMKELSWHLVRSVPKVLGFIGGKSDNPLPISDKEVNIIINRLQKIGDKPRPKTIFDPGEIIRVKDGPFSDFNGTVEEVDYEKSRLKVSVSIFGRSTPVDLDFRQVEKG, encoded by the coding sequence ATGAATAAATCTTTAAAAAAAAAATGGTATGTTATTCAAGCTCGTTCTGGTTTTGAACATCGTGTTGCTCAATCATTAAAAGAATATATAAAAATTCATAATATGGATAATTATTTTGGTAAAATTTTAATTCCTACTGAAGCTGTAGTTGAAATACGTGGAGGTCAAAAATATAAAAGTGATCGAAAATTTTTTCCAGGATATATATTAATCCATATGATTATGAAAGAATTAAGTTGGCATTTAGTACGTAGTGTACCTAAAGTTTTAGGTTTTATTGGTGGTAAATCTGATAATCCTTTACCTATTAGTGATAAAGAAGTAAATATAATTATTAATCGCTTACAAAAAATTGGAGATAAACCTAGACCCAAAACAATATTTGATCCAGGAGAAATAATTAGAGTAAAAGATGGTCCATTTTCTGATTTTAATGGAACAGTAGAAGAAGTAGATTATGAAAAAAGTAGATTAAAAGTTTCTGTATCTATTTTTGGAAGATCTACCCCTGTAGATTTAGATTTTCGACAAGTAGAAAAAGGATAA
- the rplA gene encoding 50S ribosomal protein L1 — MGKLTKRMDYISKNINLKKQFSIENAINNLKNLSKIKFIESIDIAINLGINTKKTEQNVRGSVCLPHGIGKQVKFAVFASGREAITAKELGIELIGMNDLSTKITNGEKKIDVVISTPEAMDIVSKLGPILGPKGLMPNPKLGTITNNIAETVKKIRNGQINFRNDKNGIIHASIGKINFENNKIKENLQTLLKSLKKYKPTKLKGNYIKKIYISSTMGISIEITKDCMNLIN; from the coding sequence ATGGGAAAATTAACAAAACGTATGGATTATATATCAAAAAATATAAATTTAAAAAAACAATTCTCTATTGAAAATGCTATCAATAATTTAAAAAATTTAAGTAAAATAAAATTTATTGAAAGTATTGATATTGCTATTAATTTGGGTATAAACACAAAAAAAACCGAACAAAATGTTAGAGGGAGTGTTTGTTTACCTCATGGTATTGGTAAACAAGTAAAATTTGCAGTTTTTGCTAGTGGTAGAGAAGCAATTACAGCAAAAGAATTAGGAATAGAATTAATTGGAATGAATGATTTATCAACAAAAATTACTAATGGTGAAAAAAAAATTGATGTAGTGATCTCTACGCCAGAAGCAATGGATATTGTTAGTAAATTAGGACCTATTTTAGGCCCTAAAGGACTAATGCCTAATCCTAAATTAGGAACAATAACAAATAACATAGCTGAAACAGTAAAAAAAATACGTAATGGACAAATTAATTTTCGTAATGATAAAAACGGTATTATTCATGCTAGTATAGGAAAAATTAATTTTGAAAATAATAAAATTAAAGAAAATTTACAAACTTTATTAAAAAGTTTAAAAAAATATAAACCAACAAAATTAAAGGGTAATTATATAAAAAAAATATACATATCCTCAACTATGGGGATCTCTATAGAAATTACAAAAGATTGTATGAATTTAATAAATTAA
- the tuf gene encoding elongation factor Tu, giving the protein MSKKKFERSKPHINVGTIGHVDHGKTTLTAAITTVLSKKYGGSAKAFDQIDNAPEEKARGITINTSHVEYDTKKRHYAHVDCPGHADYVKNMITGAAQMDGAILVVAATDGPMPQTREHILLARQVGVPYIIVFLNKCDMVDDEELLELVEMEVRDLLTQYNFPGDTTPIIQGSALKALEGDKKWEEKIIELANSLDTYIPNPIRAIDKPFLLPIEDVFSISGRGTVVTGRVERGIIKVGEEVEIIGIRNTIKSICTGVEMFRKLLDEGRAGENVGILLRGIKREDIERGQVLAKPGSITPHIKFEAEVYILSKDEGGRHTAFFKGYRPQFYFRTTDVTGTIELSSNIEMVMPGDNINMIVTLIYPIAMTNGLRFAIREGGRTVGAGVVTKVLQ; this is encoded by the coding sequence GTGTCTAAAAAAAAATTTGAACGTTCTAAACCACATATTAATGTGGGTACTATAGGACATGTTGATCATGGAAAAACTACTTTAACAGCAGCAATAACTACTGTTTTATCTAAAAAATATGGTGGTTCAGCAAAAGCATTTGATCAAATTGATAATGCTCCGGAAGAAAAAGCAAGAGGTATAACAATAAATACTTCTCATGTTGAATATGATACTAAAAAACGACATTACGCTCATGTGGATTGTCCAGGACATGCTGATTATGTAAAAAATATGATTACTGGAGCCGCACAAATGGACGGTGCTATATTAGTTGTTGCCGCAACAGATGGTCCTATGCCACAAACTAGAGAACATATTTTATTAGCAAGACAGGTAGGTGTACCCTATATTATAGTTTTTCTAAACAAATGTGATATGGTTGATGATGAAGAATTATTAGAATTAGTAGAGATGGAAGTACGGGATTTATTAACACAATATAACTTTCCTGGAGATACGACTCCTATTATTCAAGGATCAGCTTTAAAAGCACTTGAAGGTGATAAAAAATGGGAAGAAAAAATTATTGAATTAGCAAATTCTTTAGATACTTATATACCTAATCCTATAAGAGCCATTGACAAACCTTTTTTATTACCAATAGAAGATGTTTTTTCAATTTCAGGTAGAGGAACAGTTGTAACAGGAAGAGTAGAAAGAGGTATTATAAAAGTAGGTGAAGAAGTAGAAATTATAGGTATTAGAAATACTATAAAATCTATTTGTACTGGAGTAGAAATGTTTCGTAAATTATTAGATGAAGGACGTGCAGGTGAAAATGTAGGTATACTTCTTAGAGGAATTAAAAGAGAAGATATCGAAAGAGGACAAGTTTTAGCTAAACCAGGGTCCATCACACCACATATTAAATTTGAAGCAGAAGTTTATATTTTATCTAAAGATGAAGGTGGTAGACATACAGCTTTTTTTAAAGGATATCGTCCTCAATTCTATTTTAGAACTACAGATGTAACAGGAACTATAGAATTATCCTCAAATATTGAAATGGTTATGCCTGGAGATAATATTAATATGATTGTTACATTAATTTATCCTATAGCAATGACTAATGGTTTACGTTTTGCTATTCGTGAAGGTGGCCGTACAGTCGGTGCTGGAGTAGTTACTAAAGTTTTACAATAA
- the rplL gene encoding 50S ribosomal protein L7/L12, with the protein MSITKEQIIKAIESMSIMDLMELISSIEKKFGVSSIINERNSNQEKEEKEEQTEFNIYLKSIGKNKISVIKAVRSIMGLGLKEAKDLVESAPVILKESINKTEALDLESKLKISGAEIEIK; encoded by the coding sequence ATGTCAATAACTAAAGAACAAATTATAAAAGCTATAGAATCTATGTCAATTATGGATTTAATGGAATTAATCAGTTCTATAGAAAAAAAATTTGGTGTTTCTAGTATAATAAATGAAAGAAATAGTAATCAAGAAAAAGAAGAGAAAGAAGAACAAACAGAATTTAATATATATTTAAAAAGTATAGGAAAAAATAAAATTTCTGTTATTAAAGCCGTTAGAAGTATAATGGGGTTAGGATTAAAAGAAGCTAAAGATTTAGTTGAATCTGCTCCTGTAATATTAAAAGAATCTATTAATAAAACAGAAGCATTAGATTTAGAATCTAAATTAAAAATTTCTGGAGCAGAAATAGAAATTAAATAA